A DNA window from Boseongicola sp. contains the following coding sequences:
- the lexA gene encoding transcriptional repressor LexA, with translation MEQLTNTQNTLLQAIERLKRAMGMSPTVQELAVELGVKAPSVFEGLKRLEDKGYIRRQARKARSIEILHAQTPNKTNLTAVPVLGMVAAGQPILALENQIGQVMVPDNVLRGKCFVLKVQGDSMIDADIFEGDYVVVRQQPIAENSDIVVAMVGEEATVKRLSIEGEHIELRPENQKLKPIIIGQQDELKIIGKVLHVCSGVDTEALLDEPPRRITT, from the coding sequence ATGGAGCAACTGACAAACACACAGAATACGCTATTACAGGCCATTGAACGCCTGAAACGTGCCATGGGGATGTCACCCACGGTACAAGAGCTTGCTGTGGAATTGGGTGTGAAAGCGCCCAGTGTGTTTGAAGGGCTCAAGCGGCTGGAAGATAAAGGCTATATTCGCAGACAGGCGCGAAAAGCGCGTTCCATCGAAATCCTCCACGCGCAAACACCGAATAAAACCAATCTGACGGCTGTTCCTGTTTTAGGGATGGTTGCAGCGGGCCAACCGATTCTCGCCCTTGAGAATCAGATTGGTCAGGTCATGGTGCCGGATAATGTTCTGCGCGGGAAATGCTTCGTGCTCAAAGTGCAAGGTGACAGCATGATCGATGCTGATATTTTCGAGGGAGATTACGTTGTCGTTCGCCAGCAACCGATTGCTGAGAACAGCGATATTGTTGTGGCCATGGTCGGCGAAGAAGCTACTGTAAAGCGGCTGAGCATTGAAGGGGAGCATATTGAGCTGCGCCCTGAAAATCAGAAACTAAAACCCATCATCATAGGACAACAAGATGAACTTAAAATAATTGGGAAGGTCTTACACGTCTGCTCGGGTGTTGACACCGAGGCCCTCCTAGACGAACCCCCAAGGAGGATAACCACATGA
- a CDS encoding AAA family ATPase, with protein sequence MSLPIISADERLKETKGIKGCIFGKSGIGKTSLLWTLPAEKTLFFDLEAGDLAIEGWQGDTIRPRTWQDCGDIAAFIGGPNPALRDEQPYSQAHYDAVTAKYGDAGALDKYDTIFIDSITVAGRLCFNWCKGQPQAFSDKTGKPDTRGAYGLHGQEMIAWLTHLQHTRGKNIWFVGILDEKIDDFNRRFFQPQIEGSKTALELPGIVDQVITMTEMTSPEGKSFRAFICHTINDAGYPAKDRSGRLDLMEEPHLGRLMQKIAGKAKPAAERLTFSIEQDAPTSSTPDSQHNNETQGGQE encoded by the coding sequence ATGAGCCTTCCTATCATCTCAGCCGATGAACGTTTGAAAGAAACCAAGGGCATTAAAGGATGCATCTTTGGTAAAAGCGGTATCGGCAAAACATCATTGCTTTGGACGCTTCCCGCTGAAAAGACGCTGTTTTTTGATCTCGAGGCTGGTGATCTGGCCATAGAAGGCTGGCAAGGCGACACCATTCGTCCACGCACATGGCAGGACTGCGGCGATATTGCAGCCTTTATAGGCGGTCCGAACCCGGCTTTGCGTGATGAGCAGCCTTACAGCCAAGCCCATTATGATGCCGTCACCGCCAAGTATGGTGATGCCGGAGCTCTTGATAAATACGACACGATCTTCATCGACAGCATCACCGTTGCCGGACGCTTGTGTTTCAACTGGTGCAAGGGCCAGCCGCAGGCATTTTCTGACAAAACAGGCAAGCCTGATACGCGTGGTGCTTACGGCCTGCATGGGCAGGAAATGATCGCGTGGCTTACGCATCTCCAGCACACACGCGGCAAGAATATCTGGTTTGTCGGCATCTTGGACGAAAAGATCGATGACTTTAATCGCCGTTTCTTCCAGCCACAAATTGAAGGCAGCAAAACCGCATTAGAGCTTCCCGGCATTGTCGATCAGGTCATCACTATGACCGAGATGACAAGCCCCGAAGGCAAGTCATTCCGCGCCTTTATCTGCCACACCATCAATGATGCCGGATACCCGGCCAAGGATCGCTCCGGTCGTCTTGACCTGATGGAAGAACCCCATCTTGGCCGCCTCATGCAGAAGATTGCAGGCAAAGCCAAGCCTGCTGCCGAACGCCTCACGTTCTCAATTGAACAGGACGCGCCTACCAGCAGCACCCCTGATTCCCAACACAACAACGAAACACAAGGAGGCCAAGAATGA
- a CDS encoding AAA family ATPase, producing the protein MTVSWSDFNDAPSQYPEFKDATVPTDDIRQQLIGRLDQVLSYLLPAGRIKRGVYEIGDIQGNKGDSLKIELGSGKAGMWHDFATGEGGDIFDLWAACHNLDTKHQFPQVVSSASEWLGLSSPAPMPAAQAKPVKHIPEDELGPHTAKWDYLDGDGKLIACVYRYDTADGKEFRPWDVLAKKHRAPTPRPLFNQPGLKENQHVVLVEGEKAAEALMAHGITATTAMNGAKAPPEKTDWSPLKGKHLLIWPDHDEAGRDYAEAVSTYLGAQGIAASLTILDVPSDKPEKWDAADAVSDGMDIRAFIAECIKTEKAAVTAVPAFTVGHFLDDTSPMPEDLILPRVLTPGGLMVFGGAPKVGKSDFLLSLLAHMAAGVPFLGMKPPRPLRIFYLQAEIGYHYLRERLQNMAFDKNLLPLVRKNLVVTPQFKMLLNEHGVAATCEAIRSHFSDLSADIIVVDPLRNVFDGGEGDAGENDNSAMLFFLQQRLDALRDAVNPDAGVILAHHTRKIQKKQLEEDPFQALSGASSLRGYYTTGLIMFQPDENQSYRQLIFELRNGPRLRSKVIDKVDGAWQEMEYSSDRLVNRDYGQKLDAERRRKRDVILEIIYEESRAGRVYTMNQFCQAFENRAGLGGKDTIRGRLDVLSTKGYVKFFKDADNYGLSSPSRTKYGFLCVEDMHLSTGEEMVDPHTGEVSTKLQAVYPTHYKCRQTAAVLPVENPRVWIYDEEDQA; encoded by the coding sequence ATGACAGTAAGCTGGTCCGACTTCAACGATGCGCCAAGCCAATACCCGGAATTCAAAGACGCTACTGTTCCCACGGATGATATCCGTCAGCAACTGATCGGGAGGCTGGATCAAGTTCTGTCTTATTTGCTGCCTGCAGGTCGCATCAAACGCGGCGTGTATGAGATTGGTGATATTCAAGGCAATAAGGGTGACAGCCTCAAGATTGAGCTGGGTAGTGGCAAGGCTGGCATGTGGCATGATTTTGCCACGGGCGAAGGTGGCGACATCTTTGATCTATGGGCTGCTTGCCACAATTTGGATACCAAGCATCAATTCCCGCAGGTGGTCAGCTCAGCCAGTGAATGGCTAGGATTGTCGTCTCCCGCGCCGATGCCTGCTGCTCAAGCCAAACCTGTCAAACATATCCCCGAGGATGAGCTTGGCCCACACACGGCCAAATGGGACTATTTAGATGGCGACGGCAAGCTGATTGCCTGTGTCTATCGCTATGACACAGCCGACGGCAAGGAATTTAGGCCATGGGATGTGCTGGCGAAAAAACACCGCGCTCCCACACCAAGACCGCTTTTTAATCAGCCGGGTCTCAAAGAAAATCAGCATGTGGTGCTGGTCGAAGGTGAAAAAGCTGCCGAAGCTTTGATGGCCCATGGCATCACAGCCACAACCGCAATGAATGGTGCAAAGGCCCCGCCGGAGAAAACAGACTGGTCTCCGCTTAAAGGCAAGCACCTGCTGATCTGGCCGGATCATGATGAGGCTGGTCGTGACTATGCCGAGGCTGTCAGCACATATCTTGGTGCACAGGGCATTGCCGCTTCGCTCACCATTTTAGACGTGCCAAGTGATAAGCCCGAAAAATGGGATGCAGCCGATGCTGTGTCTGATGGCATGGATATTCGCGCCTTCATTGCTGAGTGTATTAAAACCGAAAAAGCTGCTGTTACCGCTGTACCAGCCTTCACGGTTGGGCATTTTTTGGATGACACATCGCCCATGCCGGAAGATTTGATCCTGCCGCGTGTATTAACGCCGGGTGGGCTAATGGTCTTCGGTGGTGCTCCAAAGGTCGGCAAGAGTGACTTTCTGCTCTCCCTGCTGGCCCATATGGCGGCAGGTGTTCCTTTTCTTGGCATGAAGCCACCACGCCCTTTGCGGATATTTTATCTGCAGGCAGAGATTGGGTATCACTATTTGCGCGAGCGCCTGCAAAATATGGCGTTTGACAAAAACCTGCTGCCACTGGTTCGTAAAAATCTGGTTGTTACGCCGCAGTTTAAGATGCTGCTCAATGAGCATGGTGTGGCCGCCACCTGTGAGGCCATTCGCAGCCACTTTTCTGATCTCAGCGCTGACATTATCGTCGTTGATCCGCTCAGAAACGTCTTTGATGGAGGCGAAGGTGATGCGGGTGAAAATGATAATTCAGCCATGCTGTTTTTCTTGCAACAGCGTCTTGATGCGTTGCGTGATGCCGTTAATCCTGATGCCGGGGTTATCCTTGCCCACCACACACGCAAAATCCAAAAGAAGCAGCTAGAAGAAGACCCGTTTCAGGCACTCTCCGGTGCCAGCAGTTTGCGAGGCTATTACACCACCGGGCTGATCATGTTCCAGCCAGATGAAAACCAATCCTATCGCCAGCTGATTTTTGAGCTGCGAAACGGCCCACGCCTGCGCTCAAAGGTGATCGATAAGGTCGATGGTGCGTGGCAAGAGATGGAATACAGCTCGGATCGTCTGGTCAATCGTGACTATGGCCAGAAGCTGGATGCAGAACGTCGTCGCAAGCGCGATGTCATCCTTGAAATTATCTATGAGGAATCCCGCGCTGGCCGTGTGTACACCATGAACCAGTTTTGTCAGGCGTTTGAAAACCGCGCCGGACTTGGTGGCAAAGATACCATTCGTGGACGCTTGGACGTGCTCTCCACCAAAGGCTACGTCAAGTTTTTCAAAGATGCAGACAATTACGGCCTGAGCAGTCCCTCTCGTACCAAATACGGCTTTTTGTGCGTGGAAGATATGCACCTTAGCACTGGCGAAGAGATGGTCGATCCGCACACAGGCGAAGTCTCTACCAAGCTGCAAGCGGTCTATCCAACTCATTACAAATGTCGTCAGACAGCCGCCGTCCTGCCTGTCGAGAACCCTCGTGTGTGGATTTATGACGAGGAGGATCAGGCATGA
- a CDS encoding DUF3489 domain-containing protein, whose translation MSKTTKQAQIIETLSTKEGASIDEMMKLTGWQKHTVRGVLSRVIKKLEGFELSSEKQDAERRYYLKPTEKKETQE comes from the coding sequence ATGAGTAAGACCACCAAACAAGCCCAGATCATCGAAACGCTTAGCACCAAGGAAGGGGCCAGCATCGATGAGATGATGAAACTGACAGGCTGGCAAAAACATACGGTGCGCGGCGTTCTGTCCCGAGTCATCAAAAAGCTCGAAGGCTTTGAGCTGAGCTCAGAAAAACAAGACGCTGAGCGCCGATATTACCTCAAACCAACTGAGAAAAAGGAGACCCAAGAATGA
- a CDS encoding DNA methylase N-4, with protein MDLNVQQIALEQLVPYARNARTHSESQVAQIAGSIAEFGFVNPVLIGGDNIIIAGHGRVMAAKKLGLQTVPTIKLDHLTENQRRALVIADNKIAENAGWDEELLRLELQNLADEDFDLDLLGFDDVELDDLLTSLDDDEAAALDENIPEVQETPVSRTGDIWIMGEHRLLCGDSTSEADMKKLMAGDLADMVFTDPPYNVNYGETAKDKLRSKGGAKAGRKIMNDNLGDDFEAFLTAACKNMLAHTKGALYICMSSSELDTLQSAFRNAGGKWSTFIIWAKNTFTLGRSDYQRQYEPILYGWKDGNDRYWCGARDQGDVWFYNKPHKNDLHPTMKPVDLVVRGIKNSSKTLDIVLDPFGGSGSTLIAAEHTGRQARLIELDPKYVDVIVRRWQEMTGVQATLSGSDQEFKAVEKDRLGGKAEASLPVEGE; from the coding sequence ATGGATTTGAATGTTCAGCAAATAGCGCTGGAGCAGCTGGTTCCCTATGCCCGCAACGCCCGCACACACAGTGAATCACAAGTGGCGCAGATTGCAGGATCGATTGCTGAATTTGGCTTTGTGAACCCTGTTTTGATCGGCGGCGATAACATCATCATCGCAGGCCATGGTCGTGTGATGGCGGCCAAGAAATTGGGCCTGCAAACCGTTCCGACCATCAAGCTGGATCACCTGACAGAAAACCAGCGCCGCGCCTTGGTAATTGCCGATAACAAAATCGCCGAAAATGCCGGGTGGGATGAAGAATTATTGCGATTGGAATTACAAAACCTTGCGGATGAGGATTTCGATCTTGATTTGCTGGGCTTTGACGATGTGGAGTTGGATGATTTATTGACATCATTGGATGACGATGAAGCAGCCGCACTTGATGAAAATATTCCAGAAGTACAGGAAACTCCTGTCAGCCGTACAGGCGATATCTGGATTATGGGTGAGCACCGTTTGCTCTGCGGCGACTCCACAAGCGAAGCCGATATGAAAAAACTGATGGCTGGTGATCTGGCCGACATGGTTTTTACCGATCCCCCCTACAATGTGAATTACGGCGAAACGGCAAAGGACAAGCTGCGCTCCAAAGGTGGAGCCAAAGCCGGACGCAAGATTATGAATGATAATCTGGGCGATGACTTTGAGGCATTTTTAACCGCAGCCTGTAAAAACATGTTGGCTCATACCAAGGGCGCACTTTACATCTGCATGAGTTCCAGTGAGCTGGATACGCTGCAAAGCGCCTTCCGCAATGCGGGCGGTAAATGGTCGACCTTTATCATCTGGGCAAAGAATACATTTACGCTGGGCCGCTCCGACTACCAACGTCAATATGAGCCCATCCTTTATGGCTGGAAAGATGGCAATGATCGCTACTGGTGCGGTGCGCGTGATCAGGGCGATGTCTGGTTCTATAACAAACCGCATAAGAATGATCTGCACCCGACCATGAAGCCTGTTGATTTGGTGGTGCGCGGCATTAAAAATTCCAGCAAGACATTGGATATTGTCCTCGACCCCTTTGGTGGTTCTGGCTCAACATTGATTGCAGCCGAGCATACCGGGCGACAGGCGCGTTTGATTGAGCTTGATCCCAAATATGTGGATGTGATTGTGCGTCGCTGGCAGGAAATGACAGGAGTACAAGCAACGCTATCTGGTAGCGATCAGGAGTTTAAGGCTGTTGAAAAAGACCGCCTTGGCGGTAAGGCAGAAGCCTCACTGCCTGTGGAGGGCGAGTGA
- a CDS encoding recombinase family protein, with product MSKTTPKKRCAIYTRKSTEEGLDMEFNSLDAQREACESYIASQKHEGWFQLPDEYDDGGFTGGNMDRPALKRLMDDIKSGLIDTVVVYKVDRLSRSLADFAKLIDLFDEHKVSFVSVTQQFNTTTSMGRLTLNILLSFAQFEREVIGERIRDKLAASKRKGMWMGGVTPMGYVVKNRELVIEADEAEGIRKIFDLFLMTKSPTEMAKMLPRMGVLSKKRTTKNGRVIGGKALDKGGLYKILQNPIYIGKIKHKDQVYEGRHPAIIDMDTWYKVRAIMKENTINRGAITRKKTKAILMGLLKCGECECSLVPSHTRKKGGRLYRYYTCEHYRKGINPDCKVRNVSASEMEALILTQLQAVFASPEMIVETWREAYKEDESLTETEVRDALGNIVPIWKELFPAEQQRILELMIEKVIVNYEYVDVRIRADGMLSLARELDEQEKRLQGISTKQLEEQAWMHA from the coding sequence TTGAGCAAAACCACACCGAAAAAACGCTGCGCGATTTATACGCGCAAATCCACCGAAGAAGGCTTGGATATGGAGTTCAACAGCCTTGATGCTCAGCGCGAGGCTTGTGAATCCTACATTGCTTCACAAAAACATGAAGGCTGGTTTCAGCTTCCTGATGAATATGATGATGGCGGCTTTACAGGCGGCAATATGGATCGCCCGGCTTTGAAACGTCTGATGGACGATATCAAAAGTGGCCTGATTGATACAGTCGTCGTGTACAAGGTTGACCGTTTGTCACGCTCTTTGGCTGATTTTGCCAAGTTGATCGATCTGTTTGACGAGCACAAAGTGTCCTTCGTTTCCGTTACCCAGCAGTTCAACACCACCACATCAATGGGCCGACTGACGCTGAACATCCTGCTCAGCTTTGCCCAATTTGAACGTGAAGTTATTGGCGAACGTATCCGCGATAAACTGGCAGCCTCCAAACGCAAAGGCATGTGGATGGGCGGTGTTACGCCCATGGGCTATGTGGTAAAAAACCGCGAGCTTGTGATCGAGGCTGATGAAGCTGAGGGCATCCGCAAAATATTCGATCTATTTTTGATGACCAAGTCGCCCACAGAGATGGCAAAAATGTTGCCGCGCATGGGGGTGTTAAGCAAGAAGCGCACAACCAAGAACGGACGTGTTATCGGCGGTAAGGCACTGGATAAAGGCGGCCTCTATAAGATTCTGCAAAACCCCATCTATATCGGAAAAATCAAACATAAGGACCAGGTCTACGAGGGCCGTCATCCCGCCATCATTGACATGGATACGTGGTATAAAGTCCGCGCCATTATGAAAGAAAACACCATCAATCGAGGCGCAATCACACGCAAGAAAACTAAGGCTATTTTGATGGGGCTTTTGAAATGCGGTGAGTGTGAATGCTCTCTGGTGCCAAGCCATACCCGTAAAAAAGGCGGCAGGCTTTATCGCTATTACACCTGCGAGCACTATCGCAAAGGCATCAATCCGGATTGCAAAGTTCGTAATGTCAGTGCCAGTGAGATGGAAGCTTTAATCCTGACACAGCTGCAAGCCGTTTTTGCTTCACCTGAAATGATCGTTGAGACATGGCGCGAGGCATACAAAGAGGATGAAAGCTTGACTGAAACGGAAGTCCGGGACGCGCTTGGCAATATTGTACCAATCTGGAAAGAGCTTTTTCCGGCAGAGCAGCAACGTATTCTTGAGCTGATGATTGAGAAAGTCATCGTCAATTATGAATATGTCGATGTCCGTATCCGGGCAGATGGCATGCTCAGCCTTGCACGAGAATTGGACGAACAAGAAAAGCGCCTCCAAGGAATTTCAACCAAACAATTGGAGGAGCAAGCATGGATGCACGCATAA
- a CDS encoding DUF2924 domain-containing protein: MDKTLLARVAALPNMPLSDLKALWRDVYQDEPPGGHKSHIVRKLAYRLQELAYGVDPQIENRIEQQAKDLFGSGKKAKPKRKTQYQRPIPGTKLVREYKGIEYQVTILEEGYEYAGCLYKSLSKVALAITGSSWSGPAFFGLNNKAQGGKH, translated from the coding sequence ATGGATAAAACACTTCTGGCGCGTGTGGCGGCACTCCCAAACATGCCGCTATCAGACCTTAAAGCATTATGGCGGGATGTGTATCAGGACGAACCACCCGGCGGCCATAAAAGCCACATTGTCCGCAAACTGGCTTATCGCCTGCAAGAGCTTGCTTATGGCGTTGATCCGCAGATTGAGAACCGGATCGAACAGCAGGCTAAAGATTTATTCGGCTCGGGCAAGAAAGCCAAGCCAAAGCGCAAGACACAATATCAGCGCCCCATCCCCGGCACCAAACTGGTCCGGGAATATAAGGGCATCGAATATCAAGTCACCATTTTAGAAGAAGGCTACGAATATGCAGGCTGCCTATACAAAAGCCTGTCGAAAGTCGCACTGGCCATTACAGGCAGCAGCTGGTCAGGACCTGCCTTCTTCGGATTAAACAACAAAGCACAAGGAGGTAAACATTGA
- a CDS encoding helix-turn-helix domain-containing protein: protein MEHNWTEKDVAGQFEESISTLKKLPPVRAQGYFNAWPEIVRTPEEIAAGEPMPLRLRATPDAISRMEQTLRWITWVDVEERRLIWHRAARRRWKTICWELGCDRSTAWRKWNIALAKIAARLNAGQK, encoded by the coding sequence ATGGAGCATAACTGGACAGAAAAGGACGTGGCAGGTCAATTTGAAGAATCCATTTCAACTTTGAAAAAGCTACCGCCTGTGCGGGCGCAAGGCTATTTTAATGCGTGGCCCGAGATTGTCCGCACCCCAGAAGAGATTGCAGCAGGTGAACCCATGCCGCTTCGCTTACGTGCAACGCCTGATGCAATCTCACGCATGGAGCAAACTCTGCGCTGGATCACATGGGTTGATGTTGAAGAGCGTCGCTTGATTTGGCATCGCGCCGCACGCAGACGCTGGAAAACAATTTGCTGGGAGCTGGGATGTGATCGCAGCACAGCATGGCGCAAGTGGAATATTGCGCTGGCAAAAATTGCTGCTCGCTTGAACGCAGGACAGAAGTAA
- a CDS encoding elements of external origin: MGVSIREYARQRGVSDTAVRKALKQGRITAEPDGTIDVDRADREWSSNTAKPQTKRAAKTKPVPTAAVEAVEDTLKESGAPVSSGGTTYMQAKTANEVLKAQTNRVRLKQLKGELIDRSEAIVHVFRLARQERDAWQTWPARISSQMAAELETDAHQLHVTLERYVREHLEELGEITANFK, encoded by the coding sequence ATGGGCGTATCGATCAGAGAATATGCAAGGCAGCGCGGCGTCAGCGACACCGCTGTCAGAAAGGCACTAAAACAAGGCCGCATTACTGCTGAGCCTGATGGCACCATTGATGTAGATCGCGCTGATCGGGAATGGTCATCCAACACGGCCAAACCGCAAACAAAGCGGGCTGCAAAGACCAAACCAGTGCCAACAGCGGCTGTAGAAGCCGTCGAAGACACATTGAAGGAAAGTGGCGCTCCGGTCTCATCGGGCGGCACAACCTACATGCAGGCCAAAACGGCCAATGAGGTTTTAAAAGCACAAACCAATCGGGTACGCCTCAAACAATTAAAAGGTGAGCTTATCGACCGCAGTGAAGCCATTGTCCATGTGTTTCGCCTTGCGCGTCAGGAACGTGATGCGTGGCAAACATGGCCTGCAAGGATTTCTAGCCAGATGGCTGCAGAGCTTGAGACCGATGCACACCAATTACATGTGACGTTGGAGCGTTATGTCCGTGAACATTTGGAAGAACTTGGAGAGATTACAG
- a CDS encoding DEAD/DEAH box helicase has product MLLRPRQKELVSKTVDALYTHGNTLAVAPTGAGKTIMLSAVLGRMFDRDIERACVLAHRDELTFQNEGKFKRVNPSLSTSIFNANEKSWDGQVAFAMVQTLSRKSNLQSLPPLDALVIDEAHHARADSYMRVIEHAQNINPNLKLLGMTATPNRGDKKGLRPIFSNVSDQITVKELIASGHLVPPRTFVMNVGVQEELSKVRKTALDYDMGAVADIMNTRPINDAVVQHWKEKAGDRQTVVFCSTVEHARDVMASFISAGISTGMIWGDMSETDRADTLAAYGKGDLQVIVNVAVLTEGWDHPPTSCIVLLRPSSYKSTMIQMIGRGLRTIDPNEHPGIIKKDCVVLDFGTSTLMHGSLEQEVQLDDQFIEGDAPYKDCPECGADVPLASKECPLCGYIWEGQPEADTTPTADFHMTEIDILKRSSFLWCDLHGDDQYFIATGFEAWGGVFYRDGEWYAVGGRKNHAVKLLAAGERIVCFAAADDWINLFETESAAHKTKNWLHQPATEKQLRHLPPEYRNDYSLTRYKASALMTMRFNNTAIRQVIENGRIAA; this is encoded by the coding sequence ATGTTACTCAGACCAAGACAAAAGGAGCTCGTCTCCAAGACCGTTGATGCGCTTTACACCCACGGCAACACGCTAGCGGTCGCGCCAACAGGTGCTGGCAAGACGATTATGCTATCAGCAGTGCTGGGACGCATGTTTGACCGCGATATTGAGCGTGCCTGCGTGCTTGCTCACCGTGATGAGCTGACCTTTCAAAATGAAGGAAAGTTCAAGCGCGTAAATCCATCGCTCTCCACCAGCATTTTTAATGCGAATGAGAAAAGCTGGGATGGCCAAGTGGCTTTTGCCATGGTGCAAACCCTCTCGCGGAAGAGCAACCTGCAATCATTGCCACCACTTGATGCATTGGTGATTGATGAAGCCCATCACGCCCGGGCCGACAGCTATATGCGGGTCATTGAGCACGCTCAAAACATCAATCCGAATTTGAAGCTGCTAGGTATGACCGCCACGCCCAACCGTGGTGATAAAAAAGGTCTGCGCCCGATCTTTTCCAATGTGTCGGACCAGATCACTGTCAAAGAGCTGATCGCTTCCGGTCATCTTGTACCGCCACGCACCTTTGTCATGAATGTCGGTGTTCAAGAAGAACTGAGTAAAGTCCGTAAAACCGCCCTTGATTACGATATGGGCGCGGTCGCTGACATCATGAACACGCGCCCGATCAATGATGCGGTGGTTCAGCATTGGAAGGAAAAAGCCGGAGACCGCCAAACCGTCGTATTCTGCTCGACCGTTGAGCATGCGCGGGATGTTATGGCCAGCTTTATCAGTGCGGGCATTTCCACAGGCATGATCTGGGGTGATATGAGCGAAACAGATCGCGCTGATACTCTAGCAGCTTACGGCAAAGGCGATTTGCAAGTCATCGTGAATGTTGCGGTACTAACTGAAGGCTGGGACCACCCGCCAACATCCTGCATCGTTTTACTGCGCCCAAGCTCTTACAAATCCACCATGATTCAGATGATCGGGCGCGGGCTTCGTACCATTGATCCAAACGAGCATCCCGGCATTATCAAAAAAGACTGCGTTGTATTGGATTTTGGCACGTCAACGTTAATGCATGGCTCGCTGGAACAGGAAGTCCAGCTGGACGATCAGTTTATTGAAGGCGATGCGCCATATAAAGACTGTCCGGAATGCGGCGCTGATGTGCCGCTGGCCAGTAAGGAATGTCCGCTATGTGGCTATATCTGGGAAGGCCAGCCCGAGGCTGACACCACACCAACTGCCGATTTCCACATGACGGAAATCGATATTCTCAAACGCTCCAGCTTTCTTTGGTGTGATTTACACGGTGATGATCAGTATTTCATTGCAACGGGCTTTGAGGCTTGGGGCGGTGTCTTTTACCGCGACGGTGAATGGTACGCCGTTGGTGGTCGCAAAAACCACGCGGTTAAGCTCTTGGCTGCTGGTGAGCGTATTGTGTGCTTCGCCGCTGCCGATGACTGGATCAACCTGTTTGAAACCGAGAGCGCTGCTCATAAAACCAAGAACTGGTTGCACCAGCCTGCCACCGAAAAACAGCTTCGTCATCTCCCTCCTGAATATCGCAATGATTACAGCCTGACCCGTTACAAGGCATCTGCGCTGATGACCATGCGGTTTAACAACACGGCCATCCGTCAGGTCATTGAAAACGGGAGGATCGCCGCATGA